The nucleotide sequence TCCTGCACCGGCCAAGGAGAGCACACGGCGGCGGGACGGGTGGGTGGGCAGTGAAGAGTTCGAGGGCACGGGCATTTCACCTCAGGGTCGAAACGGGCTCGGGGACGGGTAGGGGCTGACCCCGGAAACGATGAACCGGGAAGCCGATAGGCCTCTGAGCGCAACACGGCGGGCCTGTTGTCGAGGGCCTGGGGCGCACGCCGGCACACTCAGAGATGATCGTTATACGTCGATCATAGCAACGGGAATCACCGTTGCCGTCGGGGCGGCGACCACCGGCTGCGGGGGCATTGGCTCTCCGGGCAATGGCGATGCGGCCCGAGACGGAGGTGCCGCGGTTAGGGCGGACTCCAGGGAATGACCACGCGCGGTTCTCCTCCGGCGGACAGCTACGGGGACTCCAGATCGAGGGCGAGACCCACGTGCCCCAGGCCGTTTTCGGCCAGCACGCGGGCCATCAGCTCGGCCTTGGTGGTGGCTTGCGGCAGCTGCGGATCGGTGATGTGGGTCGGCAACCCTGGCAGGGCCTCAGCCGCGGATGTCCTCGTAGAGCAGGGTGGAGATGTAGCGCTCCCCGTAGTCGCACACAACCGCCACGATCAACTTGTCGCGGTTCTCCTCCTTGGCGGCATCCTGCAGGGCGGCCCACACGATGGCGCCCGAGGAGATCCCGCCGAGGATGCCCTCCTTGGTGCCCAGCTCCCGGGCGACCCGCACGGAGTCCTCGACGCTCACGTCGTAGACGTCGTCGTAGATGTCCCGGTCGAGGTTGTCGGGGACGAAGTTCGCCCCGAGGCCCTGGATCTTGTGCGGGCCGGCCTTGCCCTCGGTGAGCAGGGGTGAGTCGGCCGGCTCGACGACGACCAGGCGGATGTCCGGCTTCTGCTCGCGCAGGTAGCGGCCCGCGCCGGTGATGGTGCCGCCGGTGCCCACGCCGGAGACGAAGACGTCGACCTGGCCGTCGGTGTCCTCCCAGATCTCGGGGCCCGTGGTCCGGTAGTGGATCGCGGGGTTGGCCTCGTTGGCGAACTGGCTGGC is from Kocuria rosea and encodes:
- the cysK gene encoding cysteine synthase A, whose protein sequence is MAKIYHDVTEIVGSTPLVHLNRLDEGLPGNVAVKLEFYNPANSVKDRIGVSIVDAAENSGKLKPGGTIVEGTSGNTGIALALVGAARGYKVILTMPETMSTERRVMLRAYGAEIVLTPGAEGMRGAVEKAQEIVGSSDNAVLASQFANEANPAIHYRTTGPEIWEDTDGQVDVFVSGVGTGGTITGAGRYLREQKPDIRLVVVEPADSPLLTEGKAGPHKIQGLGANFVPDNLDRDIYDDVYDVSVEDSVRVARELGTKEGILGGISSGAIVWAALQDAAKEENRDKLIVAVVCDYGERYISTLLYEDIRG